In a single window of the Zonotrichia albicollis isolate bZonAlb1 chromosome 23, bZonAlb1.hap1, whole genome shotgun sequence genome:
- the PDK2 gene encoding pyruvate dehydrogenase kinase, isozyme 2, translating to MRLLRCLGKRAALAGVPTYIEHFSKFSPSPLSMKQFLDFGSSNACEKTSFAFLRQELPVRLSNIMKEINLLPDRVLRTPSVQLVQSWYVQSLLDIMEFHDRDPEDQATLGQFTNALVTIRNRHNDVVPTMAQGVIEYKETYGDDPVSNQNIQYFLDRFYLSRISIRMLLNQHTLLFDGSTNPAHPKHIGSIDPHCNVANVVRDAYNMAKLLCDKYYMASPELEIEEVNACNAEQPVSIVYVPSHLYHMLFELFKNAMRATVESHENSPRLPAIRVMVALGQEDLSIRMSDRGMGVPLRKIERLFSYMYSTAPTPQLGSGGAPLAGFGYGLPISRLYAKYFQGDLQLFSMEGFGTDAVIYLKALSTDSVERLPVYNKSAWRHYQASQEGGDWCVPSTEPKNTSTYRVP from the exons ATGAGGCTGCTGCGGTGCCTCGGGAAGCGCGCGGCGCTGGCCGGCGTCCCCACCTACATCGAACACTTCAGCAAGTTCTCGCCGTCGCCGCTCTCCATGAAGCAGTTTCTGGACTTCG gctccaGCAATGCCTGTGAGAAGACCTCGTTCGCCTTCCTGCGCCAGGAGCTGCCCGTGCGCCTCTCCAACATCATGAAGGAGATCAACCTGCTCCCGGACCGGGTGCTGCGCACGCCCTCCGTGCAGCTGGTGCAGAGCTG GTACGTGCAGAGCCTGCTGGACATCATGGAATTCCATGACAGGGACCCCGAGGACCAAGCCACGCTGGGACA GTTCACCAACGCGCTGGTGACGATCCGGAACCGGCACAACGACGTTGTCCCCACCATGGCCCAGGGGGTGATCGAGTACAAGGAGACGTACGGGGACGATCCCGTGTCCAACCAGAACATCCAGTACTTCCTGGACCGCTTCTACCTGAGCCGCATCTCCATCCGCATGCTCCTCAACCAGCACA ccctgctcttcgATGGCAGCACCAACCCTGCGCACCCCAAACACATCGGGAGCATCGACCCCCACTGCAACGTGGCCAACGTGGTGAGAG ATGCCTACAACATGGCCAAGCTGCTGTGTGACAAATACTACATGGCCTCACCTGAGCTGGAGATCGAGGAGGTCAACg CCTGCAACGCGGAGCAGCCCGTGAGCATCGTCTACGTCCCGTCCCACCTGTACCACATGCTCTTCGAGCTCTTCAAG aaTGCCATGAGAGCCACGGTGGAGAGCCACGAGAACAGCCCCCGGCTGCCGGCCATCAGGGTGATGGTGGCCCTGGGCCAGGAGGACCTGTCCATCCGG ATGAGCGACAGGGGCATGGGGGTGCCCCTGAGGAAGATCGAGCGGCTCTTCAGCTACATGTACTCGACAGCCCCCACCCCCCAGCTGGGCTCCGGGGGGGCCCCCCTG gctGGCTTTGGCTACGGGCTGCCCATCTCCCGCCTCTACGCCAAGTACTTCCAGGGGGACCTGCAGCTCTTCTCCATGGAGGGCTTCGGCACCGACGCCGTCATCTACCTGAAG gCGCTGTCCACGGACTCGGTGGAGCGGCTGCCCGTGTACAACAAGTCGGCGTGGCGGCACTACCAGGCCAGCCAGGAGGGCGGGGACTGGTGCGTGCCCAGCACCGAGCCCAAGAACACCTCCACCTACCGCGTGCCCTGA
- the SAMD14 gene encoding sterile alpha motif domain-containing protein 14 isoform X1, translating into MSVSKLQDTDEVFDFTAVVPETPRLDSSLHKARARLLARGRRQRPSRSRLRDSASSTEGDEGPEAAGTEGEGSPPAPSPFSRTDGFSFEPGVARPGLGDAPAPTPPLSRYRPLTNTPSQEGLSGPPAPQSCPSSDSSPGFTRRHPRPRQHSEDDSRDMSPPSPASPTVGLDKKTRRKFLDLGVTLRRASSGKSRKEKSSNRLSMGSRDVSEGPGRPSGSPFLPFSWFSDSARGSPGPASPAGSPRHEGLSPPKSASQDSELSEDSPPSSASPRLPGPPKCSYPYHTLSQSSDELLEEPAGAAAGWTCGQVGQWLQSLGLERYVREFAERGVDGSRLLLLDGAKLKALGVGSSQDRAVLKRRLKELSAAAERERKARDKADKQRDKHKKKAEQEQRRS; encoded by the exons aTGTCGGTCTCCAAGCTGCAGGACACGGATGAGGTTTTTG ATTTTACCGCTGTGGTTCCAGAGACGCCACGCTTGGAcagcagcctgcacaaggcCCGCGCCCGGCTCctggcccgcggccgccgccagCGGCCCTCGCGCTCCCGCCTGCGCGACAGCGCCAGCTCCACCGAGGGCGACGAGGGGCCCGAGGCAGCG GGCACAGAGGGCGAGGGCAGCCCCCCGGCCCCTTCGCCCTTCTCCCGCACCGACGGCTTCTCCTTTGAGCCGGGGGTGGCACGGCCGGGCCTGGGGGATGCCCCGGCCCCCACGCCCCCCCTCAGCCGCTACCGGCCCCTCACCAACACCCCGTCCCAGGAGGGGCTCTCAGGGCCCCCCGCGCCCCAGTCTTGCCCCAGCTCCGACAGCTCCCCCGGCTTCACCCGCCGCCACCCCCGGCCCCGGCAGCACAGCGAAG aTGACAGCCGGGACATGAGTCCCCCCTCGCCCGCCAGCCCGACCGTGGGGCTTGATAAGAAAACGAGGAGGAAATTCTTGGATTTGGG ggtgacCCTGCGCCGGGCATCCTCTGGGAAGAGCCGCAAGGAGAAGAGCAGCAACCGCCTGTCCATGGGCAGCAG ggatgtGTCAGAGGGGCCTGGCCGCCCCTCAGGGtccccattcctgcccttctcctggtTCTCGGACAGCGCCCGGGGCTCGCCCGGCCCCGCGTCCCCCGCGGGCTCCCCCCGGCATGAGGGGCTCAGCCCCCCCAAATCCGCCTCACAG GACTCGGAGCTGAGCGAGGACTCGCCCCCATCCAGCGCCAGCCCGCGCCTGCCGGGCCCCCCCAAGTGCTCGTACCCGTACCACACGCTGTCGCAGTCCTCGGACGAG ctgctggaggagccgGCGGGCGCGGCCGCGGGCTGGACGTGCGGCCAGGTGGGGCAGTggctgcagagcctgggcctGGAGCGCTACGTGCGGGAATTCGCCGAGCGCGGCGTGGACGGGTCCCGCCTGCTGCTGCTCGATGGGGCCAAGCTCAAg GCGCTGGGCGTGGGCAGCTCGCAGGACCGCGCGGTGCTCAAGCGGCGGCTGAAGGAGCTGAGCGCGGCGGCCGAGCGGGAGCGCAAGGCCCGGGACAAGGCGGACAAGCAGCGCGACAAGCACAAGAAAAAGGCGGAGCAGGAGCAGCGGCGCAGCTGA
- the SAMD14 gene encoding sterile alpha motif domain-containing protein 14 isoform X2: MSVSKLQDTDEVFETPRLDSSLHKARARLLARGRRQRPSRSRLRDSASSTEGDEGPEAAGTEGEGSPPAPSPFSRTDGFSFEPGVARPGLGDAPAPTPPLSRYRPLTNTPSQEGLSGPPAPQSCPSSDSSPGFTRRHPRPRQHSEDDSRDMSPPSPASPTVGLDKKTRRKFLDLGVTLRRASSGKSRKEKSSNRLSMGSRDVSEGPGRPSGSPFLPFSWFSDSARGSPGPASPAGSPRHEGLSPPKSASQDSELSEDSPPSSASPRLPGPPKCSYPYHTLSQSSDELLEEPAGAAAGWTCGQVGQWLQSLGLERYVREFAERGVDGSRLLLLDGAKLKALGVGSSQDRAVLKRRLKELSAAAERERKARDKADKQRDKHKKKAEQEQRRS, from the exons aTGTCGGTCTCCAAGCTGCAGGACACGGATGAGGTTTTTG AGACGCCACGCTTGGAcagcagcctgcacaaggcCCGCGCCCGGCTCctggcccgcggccgccgccagCGGCCCTCGCGCTCCCGCCTGCGCGACAGCGCCAGCTCCACCGAGGGCGACGAGGGGCCCGAGGCAGCG GGCACAGAGGGCGAGGGCAGCCCCCCGGCCCCTTCGCCCTTCTCCCGCACCGACGGCTTCTCCTTTGAGCCGGGGGTGGCACGGCCGGGCCTGGGGGATGCCCCGGCCCCCACGCCCCCCCTCAGCCGCTACCGGCCCCTCACCAACACCCCGTCCCAGGAGGGGCTCTCAGGGCCCCCCGCGCCCCAGTCTTGCCCCAGCTCCGACAGCTCCCCCGGCTTCACCCGCCGCCACCCCCGGCCCCGGCAGCACAGCGAAG aTGACAGCCGGGACATGAGTCCCCCCTCGCCCGCCAGCCCGACCGTGGGGCTTGATAAGAAAACGAGGAGGAAATTCTTGGATTTGGG ggtgacCCTGCGCCGGGCATCCTCTGGGAAGAGCCGCAAGGAGAAGAGCAGCAACCGCCTGTCCATGGGCAGCAG ggatgtGTCAGAGGGGCCTGGCCGCCCCTCAGGGtccccattcctgcccttctcctggtTCTCGGACAGCGCCCGGGGCTCGCCCGGCCCCGCGTCCCCCGCGGGCTCCCCCCGGCATGAGGGGCTCAGCCCCCCCAAATCCGCCTCACAG GACTCGGAGCTGAGCGAGGACTCGCCCCCATCCAGCGCCAGCCCGCGCCTGCCGGGCCCCCCCAAGTGCTCGTACCCGTACCACACGCTGTCGCAGTCCTCGGACGAG ctgctggaggagccgGCGGGCGCGGCCGCGGGCTGGACGTGCGGCCAGGTGGGGCAGTggctgcagagcctgggcctGGAGCGCTACGTGCGGGAATTCGCCGAGCGCGGCGTGGACGGGTCCCGCCTGCTGCTGCTCGATGGGGCCAAGCTCAAg GCGCTGGGCGTGGGCAGCTCGCAGGACCGCGCGGTGCTCAAGCGGCGGCTGAAGGAGCTGAGCGCGGCGGCCGAGCGGGAGCGCAAGGCCCGGGACAAGGCGGACAAGCAGCGCGACAAGCACAAGAAAAAGGCGGAGCAGGAGCAGCGGCGCAGCTGA
- the PPP1R9B gene encoding neurabin-2 gives MLRTEAGGAGGAPSAGGAAGAGGLRSASPHRNAYEASIQALAPTKEADGEDGKKSRGKKYGSNVHRIKNMFLQMGTAPGPEGACDLAKAKEKPVRLSLPRAGSLGDGVDQGSLLKLGTSVSERVSRFDSKPDKPFSKLQETRKIFERSPQEKATSTKLLLRKERAGFQDRKLDVVVRFNGSTESLDKLDADAVSPTVSQLSAVFEKADLRNNLHKAQGRAAAPLGAKAVAKRPRVFTPGTRGDGTGDGNATPARARPPEEEKAAAKSGRPAEKEATAPRVQEVCKIKPVEVEESGEGEEEEEEAAAGEAVPAAQPAKGDEGPAAPRPDGGSGVTAGEEGIKGERAEEGDGSEEAKKEDFSEADLVDISAYSGLGEDSGGSGLEEEDEAEGLYEPESGCVEIPGLSEEEEPVPNRKIQFSTAPIQVFSTYSNEDYDRRNEDVDPMAASAEYELEKRVERLDLFPVELEKDSEGLGISIIGMGAGADMGLEKLGIFVKTVTEGGAAHRDGRIQVNDLIVEVDGTSLVGVTQSFAASVLRNTKGRVRFLIGREKPGEQSEVAQLIQQTLEQERWQREMMEQRYTQYTEDDEETGEYATDEEEEMSPMFPSGEMAIEVFELAENEDALSPVEMDPEKLVHKFKELQIKHAVTEAEIQQLKRKLQCLEQEKARWRAEKAQLEQSVEENKERMEKLEGYWMEAQNLCQAVDEHLKETQAQYQTLERKYSKAKRLIKEYQQKEIEFLKKETAQRRVLEESELAHKEEMEKLQEKISELEAKLQTLKNSNPT, from the exons ATGCTGAGGACCGaggccggcggggccgggggggccccctcggccgggggcgcggcgggggcCGGGGGGCTGCGCAGCGCGTCCCCGCACCGGAACGCCTACGAGGCCAGCATCCAGGCCCTGGCGCCCACAAAGGAGGCCGACGGCGAGGACGGCAAGAAGAGCCGCGGGAAGAAGTATGGCTCCAACGTGCATCGGATCAAGAACATGTTCCTGCAGATGGGGACGGCGCCCGGCCCCGAGGGCGCCTGCGACCTGGCCAAGGCCAAGGAGAAGCCGGTGCGGCTCTCCCTGCCCCGAGCCGGCAGCCTGGGCGATGGCGTGGACCAGGGCAGCCTCCTCAAGCTGGGCACCAGCGTCTCGGAGCGCGTCAGCCGCTTCGACTCCAAGCCCGACAAACCCTTCTCGAAGCTGCAGGAGACCCGCAAGATCTTCGAGAGGAGCCCGCAGGAGAAGGCCACCAGCACCAAGCTGCTGCTGCGCAAGGAGCGCGCCGGCTTCCAGGACCGCAAGCTGGACGTGGTGGTGAGGTTCAACGGCAGCACCGAGTCCCTGGACAAGCTGGACGCCGACGCTGTGTCGCCCACCGTGAGCCAGCTCAGCGCCGTCTTCGAGAAGGCCGACCTGAGGAACAACCTGCACAAGGCGCAGGGCCGGGCGGCCGCGCCGCTGGGCGCCAAGGCGGTGGCCAAGCGGCCCAGGGTGTTCACGCCCGGCACGCGGGGCGATGGCACCGGCGATGGCAATGCCACCCCAGCCCGCGCCCGGCCGCCCGAGGAGGAGAAGGCAGCGGCGAAGAGCGGGCGGCCGGCGGAGAAGGAGGCGACGGCGCCAAGGGTGCAGGAGGTGTGCAAGATCAAGCCCGTGGAGGTGGAGGAGAGCGGAGagggcgaggaggaggaggaggaggcagcggCGGGTGAAGCGGTGCCCGCGGCCCAGCCGGCCAAAGGGGATGAAGGCCCAGCAGCCCCACGGCCGGACGGGGGCTCGGGGGTGACCGCGGGCGAGGAGGGCATCAAGGGCGAGCGGGCGGAGGAGGGCGATGGCTCCGAGGAGGCCAAGAAGGAGGACTTCTCCGAGGCCGACCTGGTGGACATAAGTGCCTACAGCGGGCTCGGGGAGGACTCGGGGGGCAGcgggctggaggaggaggacgaggccgaagGGCTGTACGAGCCCGAGTCGGGCTGCGTGGAGATCCCGGGGCTGTCCGAGGAAGAGGAGCCCGTGCCCAACCGCAAGATCCAGTTCAGCACGGCCCCCATCCAG GTGTTCAGCACTTACTCCAACGAGGATTACGACCGCCGCAATGAGGACGTGGATCCCATGGCGGCCTCGGCCGAGTACGAGCTGGAGAAGAGGGTGGAGAGGCTCGACCTGTTCCCCGTGGAGTTGGAGAAAG ACTCGGAGGGGCTTGGCATCAGCATCATCGGGATGGGCGCGGGGGCCGACATGGGCCTGGAGAAGTTGGGAATCTTCGTCAAGACGGTGACggaaggaggagcagcacaCCGGGATGGCAG gaTCCAGGTGAACGACCTGATCGTGGAGGTGGATGGCACCAGCCTGGTGGGCGTCACGCAGAGCTTCGCTGCCTCCGTGCTCAGGAACACCAAGGGCAGGGTCAG GTTCCTGATCGGGCGGGAGAAGCCAGGGGAGCAGAGCGAGGTGGCGCAGCTGATCCAGCAGACGCTGGAGCAGGAGCGGTGGCAGCGCGAGATGATGGAGCAGCGCTACACGCAGTACACCGAGGATGACGAGGAG ACCGGGGAGTACGCCACagacgaggaggaggagatgagcCCCATGTTCCCCAGCGGGGAGATGGCCATCGAGGTGTTTGAGCTGGCCGAGAACGAGGACGCGCTGTCCCCCGTGGAGATGGACCCCGAGAAGCTGGTGCACAAGTTCAAGGAg CTCCAGATCAAACACGCCGTGACCGAGGCTGAGATCCAGCAGCTCAAGAGGAAG ctgcagtgcctggagcaggagaaggcaCGCTGGAGGGCCGAGAaggcccagctggagcagagcgTGGAGGAGAACAAGGAGCGCATGGAGAAGCTGGAGGGTTACTGGATGGAGGCCCAGAACCTGTGCCAGGCCGTGGACGAGCACCTCAAGGAGACCCAGGCCCAGTACCAGACCCTGGAGCGCAAGTACAGCAAGGCCAAGCGGCTCATCAAGGAGTACCAGCAGAA GGAGATCGAGTTCCTGAAGAAGGAGACGGCGCAGCGGCGGGTGCTGGAGGAGTCGGAGCTGGCGCACAAGGAGGAAatggagaagctgcaggagaAG ATCTCCGAACTGGAGGCCAAGCTGCAGACTTTGAAAAATTCCAACCCGACCTAA